The DNA sequence GGTGTGCCCCGCTGTGTCCACAGATAAGCTCAACGTCTAGGGTAATTGTCACTCAATCCACGAGGAAGAATCTTTAGGTCGCCTAGCCTGACTTGCTCCGTAACTATCGGCGAGTAATCCTTTCACGGCATGACCAACACTCATTCTACATTCGTACCCTAGTTACCCCGCGCATGACGGGTACGCATCTCATGATAGCTTATCTAGACAAGGGGGTTTGAGACTGGGGCAATCCTTGACCACACTTGGACGTTGAGATAGCAGACCAGAGTCAAAGCTGAGGTATCGAGCCTCGTCCTAGCGCCTCTATCCCCCGCATCCTGAGCTTGGTGTTCATGCCGGTATTTAAGGTCACAGCCTTCCTCCTGGGCCCCGACACACAAGACCACTTCACATAACCGCAACAAGGCCTTTGCGACTTGGAGATATCTCATCTACACGATGCCTGCCGTTGAAGAATACGATGATCCAGCCTGGCCCCCAGGCACGGTTCGGCTCGAAGGTAAGAGCCCTGCCACTACGTTTCGTCCCTCGGTGGACATGACATCTGTTCCACTTGCTGACACTTCGTCCTAGAGGAGGATCGGTCAAATGAGATCATCCTGCAGCCGCAGCCGTCGCGAGACCCTAATGACCCACTTGTCAGTTGTTCTGTCTAACCCCTGAGGCATACAAGATACTGACAGCGAAACTCAAGAATTGGTCCAAACCGCGCAAGTATGCCAACTTTGGCCTTGCCGCCTTCTACGCCTTGATGGTGTTTGCGCTGTAAGTCAAGACCGCCCCCTTGAATCACGCAGAAGCTAACGTCAACCCAAGAATCGATGTCGCTACACCGACTTGGGGCCCCATGCACGAAGAGCTGGGCTTTAGCTACAATGCCTTGAACAACAGCTACGCCGCTGGTTGTGGCGCCCTCGCCGTCGGAGCTTGTGTCCTTATCCCGTTTGCCCTCAAGTACGGCCGACGTCCCGTGTACATCTTCAGCACAGCCATCCAGATGGGCGTGTCAATATGGTCCGCCCGCCAGCAGAACGTGGTGGACCTGATGATGGTCAACATCATCAGCTGCTTCGTAGGCGCCCTAGctgaggtggtggtgcagaTGACGGTTGCAGATGTCTTTTTCGTCAACCAGCGCGGAACCATGAACAGTTTATACTTCTGGTCGACTAGGATTGGTGCCTCGCTGGCCCCGACGGCGGCAGGATATGCTACCGTCTCGCAGGGCTGGCGTTGGGTCTGGTGGTGGGTTGCCATCTTCTTCGGGCTTCTCCTAGTGGCCATGATCTTTGGCTACGAGGAGACTAAGTTTGTCCCTCCCGCGATCGACGGCGTCAATGTCGCCCACGAGTTCCATCCTGCTAAGGACAACTCGAAAGACCCCGAGCTGGCTCATACCACAACGCCGGCTGAGGGCAGCCCCAAGCTGACTGTCGCTTCTATCGACCCTGCCATTCCTAGGAAGACATACAAGCAGCGTCTTGCACTCACCACTTCATCGCCAGGTTCTCTTGGTTCCTTCTTCCGGCACTGTTACCAACCGTTCCAGATCCTCTTCTCGGTTCCGGGTGTCTTCTACATGTCCCTGGTCTACGGTGGAATGATGGTTGCATCCAACGTCATTAGCACAACTGTCTCCAACTGGATGATCCGGGCGCCGTACAACTTTGATGCGGATCAGATTGGACTGATGAGCCTGGCTCCATTCACAGGATCGACTCTGGGGACACTCATCTGCGGCCCTCTGAGCGACTGGCTGATTCTGTTCCTCTCCAAGCGAAACAAGGGCATTTATGAGCCCGAAATGCGACTCTGGGTGATGTTGGCCTTTGCGCCATTTGTGCCTGTTGGCATGATCCTGTTCGGTGTTGGGCTCAACAGCGGCTGGCCGTGGCCTATTCTAGCTATCGGCTATGGCATGTGCAGCTTCGGCACCGCACCGGCTGGTACCATTGCCTTGACTTACATGACAGATGCCTATACCGAGGTAAGTAAATCTAATTGAATCTTGGCCTGCACATAATTGCTAATATGTCCGCCCTCATCAGATCATCGGAGACGCCATGGTCAGCGTTACTTTCACCCGCAACGTGTGCTCCACTATGTTCATCTTTGCGCTCCCGCCGTGGATCGCGGCTGTTGGGCTGCAGAATGTTTACATCACTATGGGAGTTCTGATCACTGCCATCCTATTTGGCAGCGGGCTTTTTATCGCCTTTGGCAAGCGGTTTCGTTTCAAGTTCCGCAAGACCTATCGCTACTTTTCCGCGAGGCAGTTTGAACCGCGACTTATGTAGGCTTAGTACTGGGTTGCTGGGAGCTTTTTGCAAGGCCCAAGACTTGGTCAATCATATTATCTCCCTCTTACAAGGGAAGATAAGGTATCACCGGTTTGGCCATGTGTATATGTTGCCCCCAAGGAACCATACATTTAAGATTTCAGACAACCATTGGGCCGTATATGCTTAGTACCTATTCTATACTTGTCTTCAACAACTACTACGTTAACCGAGGTCATGCTGCTATATGCCTGCCGTTGGGAATGGTTTCTTCGTAATATTGACACTCGCTCATATCGATTCTACGTGTACCTACGTCTCTAACTTGATGACTATAAACAGTTCCATCGCCATCCGAAGTTCCCCGTGACGCCAGTTACTGTCCGCCTGGAACCAGGAATCATGTGTTCTGGCATAGGTAGGTACTCGGGGTTTGTTTAATCCGATACCAACCCAGATCATCTTAGCGCAAGCTCTCGTCACCTTGCCATCTCCAAACACTTGCATAACTTCTTTGAAGGGGGACAGTTACACGGAAAGTTGCCAGCACAAAGATCTTCACCAACTCTCAGCATTTCATCCTCCTGGCCTATAGTTCTGGAGATCCATGATGCTCCCCCATTCTCGCCACAGGCCCCATATTCGACACCCTACCCGACGTCGGGGGCCTAGAGCGCAGACAGCCTGCATCAGCTGTAAGGAGAGAAAGCTGAAAGTAACACATATCCATCAATTAATCACCGTATCACCCTATACTCATCATATACTAGTGCGATGACCAAGTTCCTTCGTGTGCCAACTGCCAGCGGCTTGATCTTGGTGAGTAGACCAGGGAGCCGCCGCGTTGTCACGCTGACAATACCCCACAGCTTGCCTTGTTGAAGATCCCTCTACCAAGCGCCAGTTACCTAGAAACTACCTCGAGACTTTGGAGGAGCGCgtggagcttctcgagcgcCTCCTGCAACAACAGAGCCAAGTCAGCCAGCCGTCAGCCCCCGCCGGACTACAACCGTCTCGTTCTCGCGACTTCAACCACTTCGGTGCTGTCGCTGGGTCGTATACAGCAAGGGATAGAGATGAGAGCGACGAAGCTACCGATCTGATATCAAAGGCAGGCGTCTTGAGCCTTCACGCCTCGGGTGCGGAGCCGCAGTATTTCGGGCCATCATCCATGTTTTCCTTCTCCCGTGTTATTCATGCTTGTGTTCGACAGACGGTGCAAGAGAAACCCTCCAACGAATTCGACTACAGCCTGGACGAAATGGATGCATCTGCATTGGCCCCCTGCCGCCTTCCAAGTTACGAGGTTGGGTTGGCCCTAAGCAATGCTTACTTCGAAAATGTTCATTTGCAGTACCCTTTTCTTCATGAGCCAACTTTCAGGCAGTGGGAGAATAACGCCGTCGGGCTGGATTCCATGGTGGCCAGCCCTTCTGAGCTTTTCTTCGTCAACATGGCACGTAGAACATGTTTGATCCATCCGGCTGCCCTCCGCTAATCAGAAACAGGTTTACGCGATAGGAGCTCTTCTGAAATCCAACAAGAAATCCTTCCCACAAGTGAGTTCACCGTATCGCATTGACAATGCAGCTGACCAACTGTGTCGGCTTAGCAACTTTACGTCTCGGCGCTGCTATACATCGATCATGTTCTGGCAAAAAAGAGCCTCGAGTCTATCCAAGCATTGCTTTGTTGTGCCTTGTTCTCAATCCGCTCTTCAATGGGCCCGTCCGTCTGGTCAGTTGAGCAATGACCATTGTTGGTACTTTAAGGCTGATGGCAAGGGACAGGAATCTCTCGGGCCTTGCGCTGCGTCAGTGCATAGAACTTGGATATCACCGCAATCCTAAGAAGATCAACTTGAAGACGAACATCCTGCGTCTCGAGCTGCGGAAGCGAGTATTCTGGTGCGCATACCAGATGGACTGCGCCTCATCCGTGAACCTCGGACTTCCTCTAAGCCTCCCGATTCAGGAAGTCGACACTGAAGTGAGTCTTGATCATCTACAAGCTTAAACGTGCTGTACTTATAGTGTTTAGTTTCCACTAGATATCAACGACTCATCCATCACCGAGACTGGAGTCAAAGGGCCTCCTCGCCCGCCAGGTGGCCCGGTAACCACCATGTCACACGCGCTACATCAATTCCGGATCCGATGCATCTGGGCCCGTATCTACGCATCCATATACTCCAATGCTGCCAGTCAAAGCCACAGTGACGAAAGCTATCAGGCACAGGTGCAATCATTGCGTAGGGAGCTTGACGAATGGATGGCCGCTACACCTCCTGAACCCCAACGGCCAGGCGTTCCCCTGACCGTCTTTGCGAATGCCGAGGATTACAAAGTGACTTACAACGAAACCATCCTGTTTCTCTACCGTGGGCAGCTGACAAACCGCGAGAATGTGCAGGACGAGGTGTTTTTGGAATGCATGCAGGCTGCAAGTGACATTTGCCAATCATGCAAGCGCCTGTACATCGGGAAGCCCATTAACTATACCTGGTCAACCCTCCACGTCATCTTCCTAGCAGGGTTAACTAACCTGCACTGTCTTTGGACTTCACCTGCTGTCCGACAAGCCGCGAGGATCGATAGCGTCAGCAATTCGTTTACGACCTGCACCATGTTGCTGGCCATCATGGCGGAACGCTGGGAAGGCGCCGCGCCGTACCGGGATCTATTCGAGGCGCTGACTTCAAGAGCCATGGCTATGCTGGTAGAGAGGAAGCAGCACGAGCCATTGCCTACATCGCCTGCAGGCTCTACTGTTCCGAACATGGAGGATCTTACGCAATGGGCGGCCCAGATAGCCGATGTTGGCATGCCTGATGCTTTTGGCAGTCTCCTGAGTGGCCTCATTGGCGATTACAGCTTAGAGGGGCAGGAGTCTATTGATAGTTTGTGGGAGTTTTGAGATAAAGGGAGAAGTTATGAACAGACTACCTATTGTCGAATCGAACTATCTACCAAGTTTACCTTGATCTACTGGTCCAACAGTTTTGGTGTGTGCCACAGATTAGGAACCTGCAAGAACATTTGTAAATAATTTACAGAAATTGTATATACAACAGCCTCAGCCTACTCCCCCTCACAGATCTTACTTCAGCAAATCAGCAATCTGCTTGGTAATGTCATGCAGAGGAAATTGGGTGCGGTTCCCAGCCAGCGTGCCCTTAACCTTGGCATCGCCAAAAAACTCAGTCACCGAGTAAATGCTCGATCCAATCTGCAAGCTTGCAACGGTAGAGCCTCCAGAAGCGAGATACTTGCTCGCAATGCTGCCCACATTCCGAGCCTTGTTCCACTTTCCATCAGCAGAGTGCAGGACGATGGTGCCGTTGGTGTTGTCCGAGACCAGGAGGACAGTGCCATGGTACAAGGGAGGAAGAATAGCTCCATCAAGGCCTTGACCAATTGGGGTTTTCCCAGAGCTCAGCGAAATCTTGGAAGGCTTTCCTTGCTTGTCGCGCTTGTTGAACTTGTACAACTGGCCGTCGACGTTATCAGGAACAATCAGAGAGTCCCCAACTGAGACGGCACCCGTGAATCCGTGCTTGGTATGATCCGGTGGAGTCGCAAGATACCATGCACTGGCCTGCTTGTTGTCGGTGCTGACCcggatgatgctgctgggAAAGGTTCCGATAACAAAAGTGTTGCCGTGCTCGTCGTGCTCAATGTCCTGGTAGCCCGAGTACACTCCGTTGGTGATAGCTGTCAAGTTTCGGCGCCAGAGCTCGCGACGTGTCTTAAGATCATACTTGACGAGGAAGTTGTCGCCCGAAATGTCCTGGCCCTCGGTGTCGAAGGCGGCTCCGGCATCAACGACGACGGAGAGCCTGCCGAGGGGATCTACCTTGACGCCGCTGGCGTGGAGGATAGGATCTCCGCTGAGGCCCTTGAATTTGATCGAATCGATGACGGCGTTGACATAGGGATCCCAGACTGCTACCGTGGCGTTGTAGACAGAGCTGGAGACGATCGTTAGAATATGACAGATGAGATAGAGAAAGAATGAGCTGACCTGAAGTAGACGGAGCAGCGGCTCTCGTCAAAAGCAGCATTCTCAGGATACAGCtggaagctgttgatggtcttgtcccCAGAAATGCTGGCGCAGTGGGAGCCGGAGTTGGAGTATCTGCCTGGGAACGCTGTCGCCGCCGATGCAGACAGCAGGATGAGTGAGGGAGACAGTCTCATCTTGATCGAATTGAATCGTTTTGATATGAGTAGGCAAGGAAAGGGAGGTTGTTACTGGGAGTGAAGGTACAGGTCTGAAAAGATGAGGTTCAAATGCTACTTAAATATCTCGCACCACGACATCAAGGCTTCATTATGTGTCAAGCTCACGCCCGATTTCAATTGAGTTCGTGGATCTCGGCTCCCACCTCCCAAAGCTAGCTTGATTTGATTACACAATGCGGCTCTTGGGTAACAAGGCGCAGTCACGACATTGACGTCCCCAGCGTTTCCGACAAAGTGCCGAGATGACGGCCATCCCACTGGAAAAAGTATGTCAGGGCCTGCAAGACGTATGATACCTCGGAAAAGACAAGGCGCATACGAAGTGTCCAATGAAAACATTTCTCGACAAAGCTTGGACCCTGTTTACGTGTCGGGAAAGCCGTGTCATTGCTAAGCCGGAGATGTTCAGCTCTAAAGTGGGAGCCGGTGGGATAAAATTTCTTTGTTGTTAACACGCTTAGAACTCTATTACTAACAAGACTCCTGGATAGCCTATATTCTGCATGATAGAGTTAAATGATCTCATTCTCTATTCCGCGTTTGGCAATGGGTGCGATCAAGGTTGTTGAGTTAATACGTTGAGTTCCATTCCCTTCATCCAACTATTCAGCGCTAGAGGATGTGCCCAGGTAGGAAGAATAAAATGTCCATATGACATCACTCGGAGACGAAAATTGAGTATGCCAAACTCATTTCCATTTCTTAACAGAAATATGTGTCATCTTGATATTTGTCTATTTTTTGGGGGTTTTTTGTATTGTAACTCTCTCATAAACGTGTGGCTGGTTGGTTTGCCTAGAGCTATTTCGTATAACGCGTAACTAAGAGAGATTTATTCTTTTTGAAGCTTGCATAGCCCAGGTCCTGCCGATAGTTTTTATAAGTAGTTAACTAAATTCAATACGATCATATAGAGAATTTCTAACCCGCTTGTTCTACTAATACGGTTATATAGTTACAAAGCTCTAGGGTGATAGCAAAGCTATTTAATAAACATAACACTGCAGTACCATAACTATAGCTTATACCTAGGTTTTAATAACATAGCATTAGGTTAATAGTGTTTATAAATGATATAAATAACGCCGTGATAGTTTCAAAACATAGGAAATAAAGTCGGGGCTGGCTTAgctcaacttcttctcagcTAGCTGTGTTTCCTCTCGCGAAGCATAAAAGGCATCGTCTTCACCACCGTCCTGACTAAAGGATAATTTATAACTGAATAGTAACCAAGAACCATCAAAGGCCAGAattgaaaaaaaaaaaaaaaaaaaaaaaaaaaaaagtttatTGCCAGCGAGAAAAGCGGCGAATTCATCTATATATATCAAGCTGGGCGGAACAACAGAGATGTTGCACGTCAGTCCAGGGCCTTCTTCCATGAAGAAATCAGCTTTTCCGATATGCatgcttattaagtatacTGGCCAGTTTTGGGATGGCGGATGTTTCTTCAAGCCTCGTTCCAGTTCTGGATCTTGGCAACGTGAAAGCCTTAGACACAACCTCGTTGGGCTAACCGCCACCACCCAAACAGTCTCTTCAActttctccatctcaacTACACAGCCAAACACGAAACTCACCATCCGAAGTTCTCCTGTTTCAAAAAAGAGCTCGCAGCCCCCTCACACATCAATGGATCCGCTCTCCATCACGGCGGGATGCGTGGCCCTTCTCGGCAACCTAGCCAGCGCCGGCCTGGCCATCAGCAACTTCATCCATGGCTACAAAGAGGCCGCTGAAGACTTCGTCACCATCACACGAGAGTTGGCTGAGCTGCGCGCGATTGCTTCGACGCTTCAGCGCGACTGCGATAACTCGTCTGCATCGTCTATCCCGATAGAGCTCCGACCACAAATTGCCGCTATCTTGAAGAATTGCGATGCTGTGGTCCTCCAGGTCCAGAGCCTTGTGGACAAGTACATGGCCTCGAGCAAGAAGGGTGCTGCTAAACGGGCTCTACGCGGCAGGGAGGACGTCACCAAGCTGCAGGTATCCCTCGAGACTCATAGCAACGCTTTGGGTCTAACGCTGGGGATGATCTCAATCTCCCTCACGAAAGCTGTCAAGGATGACACGACTGTGATCAAGGAAGGCATGGTGGAGGTGAGAGAAATCGCCGCCCACCTGTTAAAAGGGATCGAGGCCATGCGGAAATTGGAAGGTGATGCGCAGACCGATGAACGTTTGGATCTCGGTGGTCGATTCCTCATGTTGGAGAGATATCTCGACGACATGACCTCGTACGCCGATACAGTCGTTGGAGAGGATCTTTGGGAGGACTCAGAGACTCGGTCTATTCAAGTGAGCTCAGAAAACAGCTCGAACGACTATGATTCCCACCAAATCAGACAAGCCGAGGTAAAAGTCGCTCAATCAAACATCGCATCAAAGCCTCTCAGTTCCCTGATGACGAGCAAGAAAGACCACCAACAAGAAAAGCAGCATTATATCGAGTCGGCGGGGGAAAGTCCCGCTTCTGGCAACAACCCAGGCCAAGCGAGTGTTGAAGACGCCGGGCAAACAGACCAAACCGAGCCACCACCCCTCTCGACATTTGTTCATTTAGGCAGATATCCTCCGATAGACGCAGAGAAACTCAAGCGTGAGCTCGGAGGCGTTCGCAAAACGGTGACAGTGATCGGCCATATTGTCGGGAAAACGGCATTGATAAGGTCAGTTTTCCATCACAACTTTTGGCTCACAAGACACCAACTAACCGGTCGTCTAAGAACTTTTGTCGAGAAGAAATACCCCCTAGTATgatcaccatccatccaactGCTCACAGCTCACGATATCAAGGAATACCTCTTGCCAACGATGAATGAGGCCTATTGGGCCAAATTAGATGTTGGTTACCCTCTAGAACTCTCCATTTTGGATACAGGCGGCCTTGATGACTATGACAGACTGCGCCCACTCAGCTATCCCAACACCGATTTGTTCCTGCTCTGTTTTGATCTCGGAGGCTCGGACCTTCTCAGCGACGGCGAAGATAAGGTGCGTCACCCATGGTAAAACCTTGGCAAAACGGTTTGATCCGTCCAGAGTTCGCAGCAGTACATAGGTACTGATAGGCGAGTCGCAGTGGATACCAGAAGTACGCAAATACTGTCCAAAGACGCCGGTGGTTCTTGTGGGTTGCCGGAAAGATGTCCGCGAATGCCCTCCAGCTGTCGACGAATTGTGTTCTCAGCTGGATCCTGTCTCGTGGGCGACTGTACGAGGCTCTCTTTCTCCCAGAACCAGCTGGATCATTACTGATTACGCGCCATAGGGCGAGGCACTTGCTCGGAAGATCGGCGCTGTCATGTACATGGAATGCTCGGCGAAGACAGGCGAGGGTGTTGAGGCAGTGTTTACTGAGCCGTTCAAGGTGATATTTCCGGATAAGGCCGATATTCCGGCTATGGCCAAGATTTGGGATAAGACCAAGAAGCATTTGCGGCATAGACTATTCTCAAGGGCTTAGAGCATGATGATGAGTTACCGAGAAGGTGTGAGAAGGGATTTAATTCCACTAGTCTTACATCTTGTTTTCATAGCAAGACGTGTAGGGGTCATTGAGGCCGAGCTCGAATCACTATAAGACACTATAAAGAGATGTAGCATAGCCATCTACGAGAAATATACCATCAAATAAGGCCTTTCCAGAAGGACGCCCAACTGAATGAGTCGTTGCCAGAAAAAGCCCCCAACAGTGAGGACCCGCAAGCTGAGTTGCAAGGGGACAGTTGTGTTGATCCACCCGTAAAAACCATCCAATCATAAGGGCGTCCGAGTTACTGCGCCACACGTTCCGAACGGCTTCAGTCAGACAGGATCGGGGCAGTGCAGTAGTAAAGATAGACCTGAAATAGTAACATTTTCCCTTCTTAAGCGCAGCTTGATCTCAAACTGATTCTTCTGATTGTTCTTTAGCCACCCTTGTTTTTTCTTCTCACTATTCAATATCCACCATGTCGGTCAAGATTCCTCCCAGCGACCTTGTTTTCCCAAACTTGAACGAAGACCGAGCCGAAATCAGAATCTTGGAAGTTCAGCCTGGAAGTCCGGGTTCAAACATACAATGCAAGTTCAAAGTGGCGACTTTGGACAACCTGGAATCCCCATACGAGACCCTCTCATATACCTGGGGAGACGAAAACGAAGCAACAAAGGTCACTGTTTGGCTTGACGAGACGCCGGTTCCCGTTGCCAGAAACCTCTTTGACGCATTGCAGAGGTTGCGTATGACTCATGAGCCGAGGCATCTTTGGGTTGACGCATTATGCATCAATCAGGCCGATGATGTGGAAAAAACCTGGCAGGTCAGCATGATGCACCGAATCTACAGCCAATGTCAGCAATGCGCCATCTGGCTGGGGGCCCTGGGAGATGTCGATGTATTCCATGCTAGGGCAGCCGTGGACACTTTGTGCTGGTTCGCCAGGTCGCGAGGAAAACCTgactggatggatgatgatgcgaCTAGAGATTATGCTGCCAAAGCACTCAAaattctcatcaacctgcCATGGTGGGGTCGGATATGGACGGTCCAAGAAGCTATCCTCCCATCTTCCGCGACAGTGTATTGGGGCCCGTGTGATATCTCATGGGACATAATGCGTAGGGCGGCAGATAGCTTCTTTGACAGTCCCTCCCGGGAAATCCCAGGAGAGTTCTGGGCCCATGGCGGAGCTATCGACCTCCAAAGTGCGATGCGGGGACTTCAATTCACAAGCAGAGAGTCTCTCTTTCAAGTTCTGTGGCGCTGGAGATTCCGTCAAGCTACGGATCCAAGGGACAAGGTCTATGGACTTGTTGGTTTTCGGCGTGACACCTCACTGCCAAACGTGAAAACCTGCGATTACAAAATCGACGTCAGAACCTTGTATCAGAGGGTTACGGCTGATCTCATCCGTCTATCAACCGATCTGCAGCCATTGatcggacgaggaggcgaAGTGTCTGAAATACCTGACCTCGCGTCTTGGGCTGTGGATTGGCATGGGGTGCGTGATGATTCGAGACGAAGCACGGTGAACTTCTGGGACCATCACCGACGATGGCATGGGCTTGGCTATACGGCAGATAGAGGATTGCGAGGCGTCGGCCAAGGCTTGAAGGTCGAAGACGATCGGATCCTCTGCTTGCACGGTTTGCGGATTGACCGGATTTGTGCGGTTGAAGACCGTTCCAAAGGTATATCTGTAGAGGGTTACGGATCAGCTGGGTCTCTATTCCTAACCAGTGGTGGTAGATGGGGGAGGGTCATCACACAGTTCCAAGAGCAATACCCTGGGCAACTTCCAGACAACTGGATGAGCGCATTTCTGGGTCTCATTACTGGCAAGTTGGTCCCTCAAGACCCAAACCATGGGGATGGCATAGATGATTGGATGGAGAACATGGTTCGTCCGCAGGCCGTGTTCATCACCGAGTCAGGGCGTTTCGGGCTAGGTCCTCGAAACATTCGACCAGGACAAGAGGTGTGGGTTCTTGGCGGAAGCAGATTTCCTGTTGTTTTAAGTCGTCGAGCCGCAGGAGCTGAAGACGAAGGCTTTACCTTTGCTGGCGAATGTTTTGTTTATGGGGCTATGAGAGGTGAGGCGGTAGAAGGACGGAGTAACGAGCAGAGAGAAATCAAACTTTATTAGAGAGAACAGAGCTGATAGCATTaggatatgatgctatgatgtgttgataatgtgttctttgtcatagttgaagcccggcccttgatgggctgactgagccagaagaccgtcTAGGAGAGAATGTCTCCAGTACATGGGCTAGACCAGATGTTCATGCTCCCTAGAGGCCATGATACTCATGGTATGTAAGCACGGGATCATCAGGTCCCTGAGCTGAGAAACTACGTTATGATGACCCGTGACTCGAGACGGCGTTTACTATAGTCAAGGTATAAATAGCTGAGTACCTAGCTTATTCATCACGCCTAGCCCTTAAATGGCTCCTCCACGTACTTGATCCATGCATGATCGCCTTTGACGCGCGATCGCGTGTACAATGTATTGGTGTCGTTCCACAAGATAGCCGCCATGAGACCCTGATCCGCGGCGCCATCACCAGCGATCGCACATTCGCCGCCATCATAGCAAGCGCGTGCACCCAGAAACGAAGCAGTTCCCCAGTCCGGCAGGATGTATTGCGGTCCGTTGAGATACGTGCCAGCCTCGACAATCCTTTGATGACCACAAGTCAGCTACAAGCCCACCCCGAGTTGACATGGGTTAATGTTTCACTCACCACTCTGCTGAGGCTCCCTGGGATGGCCAAGTTGGGCCGCGCCACGTGGTAGGGGCGTCTTGACTATGTTTATATGTCTTGCCGGTGTTGAGGTTAGTCAAAGTGGTGGTGCCATGATAACCGTTGTTGGTCGTTTCCACAAGCACATGAATATGATCACCTTCTGAGATGGCGAGCTGAGCTTTACTAACACTCAACGGGTCATCTGGGATCCTATAACGAGCCGGTTAGTCAAGTTCCGGGGGATTTCACCAACTCAAACCCTACCATTCATGGAATCCTGTGTACTCGGTCGTTCCGTTCGTCCACACCGACATGATAACGCCGGCCTGCCAGAGTCCTCGAACGTGTGTAGGTGATGATAGAACACCGTCAAGTCCGATCCAGTAGGCCGCTGTGTATTGCTCTGCCTTCTCATGCGGTTTCTTAGGTATCGATAGATGTGGCATAACGAGCGTAGCTTCGACCATGGTGAAACCGGTGGAATTACTCGATATGTTGAACTTGTCCGCGTACCGAACTGGCCCGGCCCATCCAGAGTCGTAAAGCATTGGGTACCGCGCGTCTTTGGTTGCTGCGCAGGCGCTGCAGAGCAGCAACGCGGCCAACACTTTCACATTCATTGTGTTTATCAGGGGTGTGAGGAAATGAGGCAGAAGCTCAGATGCCAGAGGAAATGTTGTCGAAGGCTACTTATAGTGACGCCGATCATGCCCTGGCGGTGAGTTTGAATACGAGC is a window from the Fusarium keratoplasticum isolate Fu6.1 chromosome 5, whole genome shotgun sequence genome containing:
- a CDS encoding Fungal-trans domain-containing protein, producing MLPHSRHRPHIRHPTRRRGPRAQTACISCKERKLKCDDQVPSCANCQRLDLACLVEDPSTKRQLPRNYLETLEERVELLERLLQQQSQVSQPSAPAGLQPSRSRDFNHFGAVAGSYTARDRDESDEATDLISKAGVLSLHASGAEPQYFGPSSMFSFSRVIHACVRQTVQEKPSNEFDYSLDEMDASALAPCRLPSYEVGLALSNAYFENVHLQYPFLHEPTFRQWENNAVGLDSMVASPSELFFVNMVYAIGALLKSNKKSFPQQLYVSALLYIDHVLAKKSLESIQALLCCALFSIRSSMGPSVWNLSGLALRQCIELGYHRNPKKINLKTNILRLELRKRVFWCAYQMDCASSVNLGLPLSLPIQEVDTEFPLDINDSSITETGVKGPPRPPGGPVTTMSHALHQFRIRCIWARIYASIYSNAASQSHSDESYQAQVQSLRRELDEWMAATPPEPQRPGVPLTVFANAEDYKVTYNETILFLYRGQLTNRENVQDEVFLECMQAASDICQSCKRLYIGKPINYTWSTLHVIFLAGLTNLHCLWTSPAVRQAARIDSVSNSFTTCTMLLAIMAERWEGAAPYRDLFEALTSRAMAMLVERKQHEPLPTSPAGSTVPNMEDLTQWAAQIADVGMPDAFGSLLSGLIGDYSLEGQESIDSLWEF